The Acinonyx jubatus isolate Ajub_Pintada_27869175 chromosome E3, VMU_Ajub_asm_v1.0, whole genome shotgun sequence genome has a window encoding:
- the ATXN2L gene encoding ataxin-2-like protein isoform X6, whose protein sequence is MLKPQPPQQTSQPQQPPPTQQAVARRPPGGTSPPNGGLPGPLASTSAPPGPPAAATPCLGPAAAAGSGLRRGAEGILAPQPPPPQQHQERPGAAAIGSARGQSTGKGPPQSPVFEGVYSNSRMLHFLTAVVGSTCDVKVKNGTTYEGIFKTLSSKFELAVDAVHRKASEPAGGPCREDIVDTMVFKPSDVMLVHFRNVDFNYATKDKFTDSAIAMNSKVNGEHKEKVLQRWEGGDSNSDDYDLESDMSNGWDPNEMFKFNEENYGVKTTYDSSLSSYTVPLEKDNSEEFRQRELRAAQLAREIESSPQYRLRIAMENDDGRTEEEKHSAVQRQGSGRESPSLASREGKYIPLPQRVREGPRGGVRCSSSRGGRPGLSSLPPRGPHHLDNSSPSPGSETRGINGGPSRMSPKAQRPLRGGAKTVSSPSSRPSGEASVPPPPAVGRMYPPRSPKSAAPAPISASCPEPPIGSAVPTSSASIPVTSSVVDPGVGSISPASPKISLAPTDVKELPAKEPGRTLESQELSRIAGKVPGLQNEQKRFQLEELRKFGAQFKLQSSSSPETSLDPFPPRILKEEAKGKEKEVDGLLTSEPMGSPVSSKTESVSDKEDKAPLPPAGATEGPEQPPPPCPSQTGSPPVGLIKGDEKDEGPVAEQVKKSTLNPNAKEFNPTKPLLSVNKSTSTPTSPGPRTHSTPSIPVLTAGQSGLYSPQYISYIPQIHMGPAVQAPQMYPYPVSNSVPGQQGKYRGAKGSLPPQRSDQHQPASAPPMMQAAAAAGPPLVAATPYSSYIPYTPQQFPGQPAMMQPMAHYPSQPVFAPMLQSNPRMLTSGSHPQAIVSSSTPQYPSAEQPTPQALYATVHQSYPHHATQLHAHQPQPATTPTGSQPQSQHAAPSPVQHQAGQAPHLGSGQPQQNLYHPGALTGTPPSLPPGPSAQSPQSSFPQPAAVYAIHAHQQLPHGFTNMAHVTQAHVQTGITAAPPPHPGAPHPPQVMLLHPPQSHGGPPQGAVPQSGVPALSASTPSPYPYIGHPQGEQPGQAPGFPGGADDRIREFSLAGGIWHGRADGLQVGQDARVLGGE, encoded by the exons ATGTTGAAGCCTCAGCCGCCACAACAGacctcccagccccagcagccGCCCCCCACGCAACAGGCCGTGGCCCGCCGGCCTCCCGGGGGCACCAGCCCTCCCAACGGCGGCCTCCCGGGGCCCCTGGCCTCCACCTCGGCTCCCCCAGGGCCTCCCGCGGCCGCTACTCCCTGCTTGGGGCCTGCAGCAGCCGCCGGGAGCGGGCTCCGCCGGGGAGCCGAGGGCATTTTggcgccgcagccgccgccgccgcagcaaCATCAGGAAAGGCCAGGGGCAGCGGCTATCGGCAGCGCCAG GGGACAAAGCACAGGAAAGGGCCCCCCACAGTCACCG GTGTTCGAGGGTGTTTACAGCAATTCCAGAATGCTGCATTTTCTTACAGCTGTTGTG GGCTCCACTTGTGATGTGAAGGTGAAGAATGGTACCACGTATGAAGGTATCTTCAAGACTCTGAGCTCAAAG TTTGAACTAGCCGTGGATGCTGTACACCGGAAAGCATCTGAGCCAGCAGGTGGTCCTTGTCGGGAAGACATTGTGGATACCATGGTGTTTAAGCCAAGTGATGTCATGCTTGTCCACTTCCGAAATGTTGACTTCAATTATGCTACTAAAG ACAAGTTTACGGATTCAGCCATTGCCATGAACTCAAAAGTGAATGGGGAGCACAAAGAGAAGGTGCTTCAGCGCTGGGAAGGGGGTGACAGCAACAGTGATGACTATGACCTCGAGTCTGACATG TCCAACGGATGGGACCCCAATGAAATGTTCAAGTTCAACGAGGAGAACTATGGTGTGAAGACCACCTATGATAGCAGTCTTTCTTCTTATAC GGTGCCCTTGGAGAAGGACAACTCGGAAGAGTTTCGTCAGCGGGAACTGCGTGCGGCCCAGTTGGCTCGAGAGATTGAATCAAGCCCCCAGTACCGCCTGCGGATCGCCATGGAGAACGATGATGGGCGCACTGAGGAAGAGAAGCACAGTGCAGTCCAACGGCAGGGTTCAGGGCGGGAGAGCCCCAGCCTGGCATCCAG GGAGGGAAAGTATATCCCTCTACCCCAACGAGTTCGGGAAGGTCCCCGGGGAGGAGTTCGATGCAGTAGTTCCCGGGGTGGCCGTCCTGGCCTTAGCTCTTTGCCACCTCGTGGCCCTCACCATCTTGACAATAGCAGCCCCAGCCCAGGTTCTGAGACACGTGGTATCAATGGAG gccctTCCCGCATGTCCCCTAAGGCACAGCGGCCTCTGAGAGGTGGTGCCAAGACTGTGTCTTCACCCAGCAGTAGGCCCTCTGGAGAAGCTTCTGTTCCACCTCCTCCTGCAG tGGGCCGGATGTATCCCCCACGCTCTCCCAAGTCGGCTGCCCCTGCCCCAATCTCGGCTTCCTGTCCTGAGCCCCCCATTGGCTCAGCAGTACCAACCTCTTCAGCTTCCATCCCTGTGACATCATCAGTTGTGGATCCTGGAGTAGGCTCCATTTCCCCAGCTTCTCCAAAGATCTCATTGGCCCCCACAGATG TAAAAGAACTTCCAGCCAAGGAACCTGGGAGAACTCTGGAATCCCAGGAGCTGTCCCGGATAGCTGGGAAAG TCCCTGGCCTTCAGAATGAACAGAAACGCTTTCAACTGGAAGAATTGAGAAAGTTTGGGGCCCAGTTTAAG CTGCAGTCCAGTAGCTCCCCTGAGACCAGCCTGGATCCTTTTCCTCCCCGGATCTTAAAGGAGGAggccaaagggaaagagaaggaggttGATGGTCTATTGACTTCAGAGCCAATGGGGTCCCCAGTCTCCTCCAAGACAGAGTCCGTATCGGATAAGGAGGACAAAGCACCCCTGCCGCCGGCAGGAGCCACCGAGGGGCCAGAGCAGCCCCCGCCACCTTGCCCAAGCCAGACTGGCAGCCCCCCGGTGGGCCTCATCAAGGGAGACGAGAAGGATGAGGGCCCTGTTGCCGA ACAAGTGAAGAAGTCCACGCTGAACCCCAATGCCAAGGAATTTAATCCCACAAAGCCTCTGCTGTCTGTG AATAAATCCACCAGTACCCCGACTTCTCCGGGGCCCCGGACTCACTCAACTCCTTCCATCCCGGTGCTCACAGCAGGCCAGAGTGGGCTCTATAGCCCCCAGTACATTTCCTACATACCTCAGATCCACATGGGACCAGCTGTTCAG GCACCTCAGATGTATCCATATCCTGTATCCAATTCTGTGCCTGGACAGCAGGGCAAGTACCGGGGAGCAAAAG gcTCCCTGCCCCCGCAGCGCTCGGACCAACACCAGCCAGCCTCAGCCCCTCCGATGATgcaggccgccgccgccgctggcCCCCCTCTTGTGGCTGCCACACCGTACTCTTCCTACATCCCCTACACCCCGCAGCAGTTCCCGGGCCAGCCTGCCATGATGCAGCCAATGGCCCACTACCCCTCACAG CCGGTGTTCGCCCCCATGCTTCAGAGCAACCCACGCATGCTGACGTCGGGGAGCCATCCCCAGGCCATTGTGTCGTCCTCCACCCCTCAGTACCCTTCTGCAGAGCAGCCCACCCCCCAAGCCCTGTATG CCACCGTTCACCAGTCCTATCCACACCATGCTACGCAGCTCCATGCCCACCAGCCGCAGCCGGCCACCACGCCTACTGGGAGCCAGCCGCAGTCCCAGCATGCGGCCCCCAGTCCCGTCCAG CACCAGGCGGGGCAGGCCCCACACCTGGGCAGTGGACAGCCACAGCAGAATCTgtaccacccaggggccctgacaGGCACGCCGCCTTCTCTGCCACCGGGACCTTCTGCCCAGTCCCCTCAGAGCAGCTTCCCCCAGCCAGCCGCTGTGTATGCCATCCATGCCCACCAGCAGCTGCCCCACGGCTTCACCAACATGGCCCATGTTACCCAG GCCCATGTCCAAACTGGAATCACAGcagccccgccccctcacccTGGGGCTCCCCACCcgccccaggtgatgctgctgcacCCACCCCAGAGCCATGGGGGCCCCCCCCAAGGCGCGGTGCCCCAGAGTGGGGTGCCTGCACTCTCAGCTTCCACACCCTCACCCTACCCCTACATCGGACACCCCCAAGGTGAGCAGCCTGGCCAGGCGCCTGGATTTCCAGGAGGAGCCGATGACAGGATTCGTGAGTTCTCGTTAGCTGGGGGAATTTGGCATGGAAGAGCTGATGGGCTGCAGGTGGGGCAGGATGCACGGGTTCTGGGAGGGGAGTGA
- the ATXN2L gene encoding ataxin-2-like protein isoform X19, whose product MLKPQPPQQTSQPQQPPPTQQAVARRPPGGTSPPNGGLPGPLASTSAPPGPPAAATPCLGPAAAAGSGLRRGAEGILAPQPPPPQQHQERPGAAAIGSARGQSTGKGPPQSPVFEGVYSNSRMLHFLTAVVGSTCDVKVKNGTTYEGIFKTLSSKFELAVDAVHRKASEPAGGPCREDIVDTMVFKPSDVMLVHFRNVDFNYATKDKFTDSAIAMNSKVNGEHKEKVRTTRKSFVSGNCVRPSWLERLNQAPSTACGSPWRTMMGALRKRSTVQSNGRVQGGRAPAWHPGRESISLYPNEFGKVPGEEFDAVVPGVAVLALALCHLVALTILTIAAPAQVLRHVVSMEAQRPLRGGAKTVSSPSSRPSGEASVPPPPAVGRMYPPRSPKSAAPAPISASCPEPPIGSAVPTSSASIPVTSSVVDPGVGSISPASPKISLAPTDVKELPAKEPGRTLESQELSRIAGKVPGLQNEQKRFQLEELRKFGAQFKLQSSSSPETSLDPFPPRILKEEAKGKEKEVDGLLTSEPMGSPVSSKTESVSDKEDKAPLPPAGATEGPEQPPPPCPSQTGSPPVGLIKGDEKDEGPVAEQVKKSTLNPNAKEFNPTKPLLSVNKSTSTPTSPGPRTHSTPSIPVLTAGQSGLYSPQYISYIPQIHMGPAVQAPQMYPYPVSNSVPGQQGKYRGAKGSLPPQRSDQHQPASAPPMMQAAAAAGPPLVAATPYSSYIPYTPQQFPGQPAMMQPMAHYPSQPVFAPMLQSNPRMLTSGSHPQAIVSSSTPQYPSAEQPTPQALYATVHQSYPHHATQLHAHQPQPATTPTGSQPQSQHAAPSPVQHQAGQAPHLGSGQPQQNLYHPGALTGTPPSLPPGPSAQSPQSSFPQPAAVYAIHAHQQLPHGFTNMAHVTQAHVQTGITAAPPPHPGAPHPPQVMLLHPPQSHGGPPQGAVPQSGVPALSASTPSPYPYIGHPQGEQPGQAPGFPGGADDRIREFSLAGGIWHGRADGLQVGQDARVLGGE is encoded by the exons ATGTTGAAGCCTCAGCCGCCACAACAGacctcccagccccagcagccGCCCCCCACGCAACAGGCCGTGGCCCGCCGGCCTCCCGGGGGCACCAGCCCTCCCAACGGCGGCCTCCCGGGGCCCCTGGCCTCCACCTCGGCTCCCCCAGGGCCTCCCGCGGCCGCTACTCCCTGCTTGGGGCCTGCAGCAGCCGCCGGGAGCGGGCTCCGCCGGGGAGCCGAGGGCATTTTggcgccgcagccgccgccgccgcagcaaCATCAGGAAAGGCCAGGGGCAGCGGCTATCGGCAGCGCCAG GGGACAAAGCACAGGAAAGGGCCCCCCACAGTCACCG GTGTTCGAGGGTGTTTACAGCAATTCCAGAATGCTGCATTTTCTTACAGCTGTTGTG GGCTCCACTTGTGATGTGAAGGTGAAGAATGGTACCACGTATGAAGGTATCTTCAAGACTCTGAGCTCAAAG TTTGAACTAGCCGTGGATGCTGTACACCGGAAAGCATCTGAGCCAGCAGGTGGTCCTTGTCGGGAAGACATTGTGGATACCATGGTGTTTAAGCCAAGTGATGTCATGCTTGTCCACTTCCGAAATGTTGACTTCAATTATGCTACTAAAG ACAAGTTTACGGATTCAGCCATTGCCATGAACTCAAAAGTGAATGGGGAGCACAAAGAGAAGGT AAGGACAACTCGGAAGAGTTTCGTCAGCGGGAACTGCGTGCGGCCCAGTTGGCTCGAGAGATTGAATCAAGCCCCCAGTACCGCCTGCGGATCGCCATGGAGAACGATGATGGGCGCACTGAGGAAGAGAAGCACAGTGCAGTCCAACGGCAGGGTTCAGGGCGGGAGAGCCCCAGCCTGGCATCCAG GGAGGGAAAGTATATCCCTCTACCCCAACGAGTTCGGGAAGGTCCCCGGGGAGGAGTTCGATGCAGTAGTTCCCGGGGTGGCCGTCCTGGCCTTAGCTCTTTGCCACCTCGTGGCCCTCACCATCTTGACAATAGCAGCCCCAGCCCAGGTTCTGAGACACGTGGTATCAATGGAG GCACAGCGGCCTCTGAGAGGTGGTGCCAAGACTGTGTCTTCACCCAGCAGTAGGCCCTCTGGAGAAGCTTCTGTTCCACCTCCTCCTGCAG tGGGCCGGATGTATCCCCCACGCTCTCCCAAGTCGGCTGCCCCTGCCCCAATCTCGGCTTCCTGTCCTGAGCCCCCCATTGGCTCAGCAGTACCAACCTCTTCAGCTTCCATCCCTGTGACATCATCAGTTGTGGATCCTGGAGTAGGCTCCATTTCCCCAGCTTCTCCAAAGATCTCATTGGCCCCCACAGATG TAAAAGAACTTCCAGCCAAGGAACCTGGGAGAACTCTGGAATCCCAGGAGCTGTCCCGGATAGCTGGGAAAG TCCCTGGCCTTCAGAATGAACAGAAACGCTTTCAACTGGAAGAATTGAGAAAGTTTGGGGCCCAGTTTAAG CTGCAGTCCAGTAGCTCCCCTGAGACCAGCCTGGATCCTTTTCCTCCCCGGATCTTAAAGGAGGAggccaaagggaaagagaaggaggttGATGGTCTATTGACTTCAGAGCCAATGGGGTCCCCAGTCTCCTCCAAGACAGAGTCCGTATCGGATAAGGAGGACAAAGCACCCCTGCCGCCGGCAGGAGCCACCGAGGGGCCAGAGCAGCCCCCGCCACCTTGCCCAAGCCAGACTGGCAGCCCCCCGGTGGGCCTCATCAAGGGAGACGAGAAGGATGAGGGCCCTGTTGCCGA ACAAGTGAAGAAGTCCACGCTGAACCCCAATGCCAAGGAATTTAATCCCACAAAGCCTCTGCTGTCTGTG AATAAATCCACCAGTACCCCGACTTCTCCGGGGCCCCGGACTCACTCAACTCCTTCCATCCCGGTGCTCACAGCAGGCCAGAGTGGGCTCTATAGCCCCCAGTACATTTCCTACATACCTCAGATCCACATGGGACCAGCTGTTCAG GCACCTCAGATGTATCCATATCCTGTATCCAATTCTGTGCCTGGACAGCAGGGCAAGTACCGGGGAGCAAAAG gcTCCCTGCCCCCGCAGCGCTCGGACCAACACCAGCCAGCCTCAGCCCCTCCGATGATgcaggccgccgccgccgctggcCCCCCTCTTGTGGCTGCCACACCGTACTCTTCCTACATCCCCTACACCCCGCAGCAGTTCCCGGGCCAGCCTGCCATGATGCAGCCAATGGCCCACTACCCCTCACAG CCGGTGTTCGCCCCCATGCTTCAGAGCAACCCACGCATGCTGACGTCGGGGAGCCATCCCCAGGCCATTGTGTCGTCCTCCACCCCTCAGTACCCTTCTGCAGAGCAGCCCACCCCCCAAGCCCTGTATG CCACCGTTCACCAGTCCTATCCACACCATGCTACGCAGCTCCATGCCCACCAGCCGCAGCCGGCCACCACGCCTACTGGGAGCCAGCCGCAGTCCCAGCATGCGGCCCCCAGTCCCGTCCAG CACCAGGCGGGGCAGGCCCCACACCTGGGCAGTGGACAGCCACAGCAGAATCTgtaccacccaggggccctgacaGGCACGCCGCCTTCTCTGCCACCGGGACCTTCTGCCCAGTCCCCTCAGAGCAGCTTCCCCCAGCCAGCCGCTGTGTATGCCATCCATGCCCACCAGCAGCTGCCCCACGGCTTCACCAACATGGCCCATGTTACCCAG GCCCATGTCCAAACTGGAATCACAGcagccccgccccctcacccTGGGGCTCCCCACCcgccccaggtgatgctgctgcacCCACCCCAGAGCCATGGGGGCCCCCCCCAAGGCGCGGTGCCCCAGAGTGGGGTGCCTGCACTCTCAGCTTCCACACCCTCACCCTACCCCTACATCGGACACCCCCAAGGTGAGCAGCCTGGCCAGGCGCCTGGATTTCCAGGAGGAGCCGATGACAGGATTCGTGAGTTCTCGTTAGCTGGGGGAATTTGGCATGGAAGAGCTGATGGGCTGCAGGTGGGGCAGGATGCACGGGTTCTGGGAGGGGAGTGA